Within the Miscanthus floridulus cultivar M001 chromosome 2, ASM1932011v1, whole genome shotgun sequence genome, the region TCGCCGCACCGCCGGTCGACATGTCCCTGGGAGCCGACGACaaggcggcggcggagcaccggGACGGTGGATGTGGCGGGCGGCGCGGGGAAggggtcgtcgtcggcgtcgggcGCGCTGCTGCGGGAGATCATGGCGCCGCGCAGGAAGGAGGAGCCGGAGAAGGAGGAGGCCGCGCACCGGGCACGCATGCTGACGGCGCGGCTGCTGCAGTGGCGGTTCGCCAACGCCCGCATGGAGAAGGCCATGGCCCGCGCCACCTCCGCCGCCGAGGTGAGCCATGAGCCCATGACACGCATCATCGGCGCGCAACGCAATACGCAGTTTCTTTTGACATGTCGTTTGGTTTTTGACGGGCACGTCGCGCCGGCGCACGCAGAACAAGCTGTTCTACACGTGGCTGCGCGTGGCGGAGCTGCGCAACATCCAGGCGGCGAAGCGGATCGTGGCCCAGCGGCGGCGGCAGAAGCTAAAGCTGGCCCGGCTGCTCCGCCCGCAGCTCCCCCTGCTGGCCTCGTGGGAGCCCCTCGCCAAGCCGCACGCCGACGCCACCGCGgacctcggccgcgtcctctccGCGGCCTGCACCAGCGTGCCGTTGGCCGCCGGCGCTCGCGCCGACATGGACGCGCTGCACGAAACCATGTTCTCCTGCGTGGGCACCGTCAACGAGATCGAAGCCATCACCGACATGTTCTACGCCACGGTACGTACATTACATTACACACACAAGCGCATCATGAAAGCGTTACACGGCCGGTGCGAACTCCGGTCGTCTCGGTCGCCCACGTTAATTTGCCTAAGTAGTAAGTACTACAGGCCGGCGCGACGAGCGGCGCGCTGGGCGAGCTCGCGCGGACGATCCAGCAGGAGATGGAGTGCCTGGAGGAAGCGACGCGGCTGTCGAGCATCGTCACCGGCTTGCAGGTGGGTGCCCGGTCGCTCTCGGGAGATGGATGTCTCACCGTAGCCGAGGCTGTAATTGATTGCCAGATAC harbors:
- the LOC136539393 gene encoding QWRF motif-containing protein 7-like; protein product: MESYGGGGTRTSASSRRPCTSVPSQRPYTSAVASRAGSGAFAYDGMRATSLSTSTANLTRSLRKAVSFAHKKSPPSSADGPPPRRSLSSKEIGAASTEALLMSPHRRSTCPWEPTTRRRRSTGTVDVAGGAGKGSSSASGALLREIMAPRRKEEPEKEEAAHRARMLTARLLQWRFANARMEKAMARATSAAENKLFYTWLRVAELRNIQAAKRIVAQRRRQKLKLARLLRPQLPLLASWEPLAKPHADATADLGRVLSAACTSVPLAAGARADMDALHETMFSCVGTVNEIEAITDMFYATAGATSGALGELARTIQQEMECLEEATRLSSIVTGLQMQEVSLRANLMQAKQRIDPGPRLGRRRPATPALATSGWCF